The Streptomyces europaeiscabiei genome window below encodes:
- a CDS encoding SCO1664 family protein — protein sequence MSAPERIPARGVTSSASAGSSSPAQPSAQPSVRLLAEGELTVRGRVREASNAVLYCTVSYEGREAACVYKPVAGERPLWDFPDGTLAQREVAAYEVSEATGWGLVPPTVLRDGPYGEGMCQLWIEGEPGSELLALVEGEEAGEGWKAVGFAEVGDGETALLVHADDRRLRRLAVLDAVVNNADRKGGHLLPGAEGRLYGIDHGVTFNVENKLRTLLWGWAGEPLTEEAVQVLRRLRDALGEGGALAGKLGSLITPAELDATRERVAALLTSGRHPEPSGEWPAIPWPPV from the coding sequence ATGTCCGCGCCAGAACGGATACCGGCGCGGGGCGTGACCTCCTCCGCCTCCGCCGGCTCGTCCTCGCCCGCCCAGCCGTCCGCCCAGCCCTCGGTCCGGCTGCTGGCCGAGGGCGAGTTGACCGTGCGCGGCCGGGTGCGGGAGGCGTCCAACGCGGTGCTGTACTGCACGGTCTCCTACGAGGGAAGGGAGGCCGCCTGCGTCTACAAGCCCGTCGCCGGGGAGCGGCCCCTGTGGGACTTCCCCGACGGGACGCTCGCGCAGCGGGAGGTAGCCGCGTACGAGGTGTCCGAGGCGACCGGCTGGGGGCTCGTCCCGCCCACCGTGCTGCGGGACGGGCCGTACGGCGAGGGCATGTGCCAGCTGTGGATCGAGGGTGAGCCGGGGTCCGAACTGCTGGCCCTCGTGGAGGGCGAGGAAGCCGGGGAGGGCTGGAAGGCCGTCGGGTTCGCGGAGGTCGGGGACGGGGAGACCGCGCTCCTCGTCCACGCCGACGACCGGCGGCTGCGGCGGCTCGCCGTGCTCGACGCGGTGGTCAACAACGCCGACCGCAAGGGCGGGCATCTGCTGCCGGGCGCCGAGGGGCGGCTGTACGGCATCGACCACGGGGTGACCTTCAACGTCGAGAACAAGCTCCGGACGCTGTTGTGGGGGTGGGCGGGGGAGCCGCTCACCGAAGAGGCCGTCCAGGTGCTGCGGCGGCTGCGGGACGCGCTCGGTGAGGGTGGGGCGCTGGCCGGGAAGTTGGGCTCGTTGATCACACCGGCTGAGCTGGACGCCACGCGGGAGCGGGTGGCCGCGCTGCTGACGAGCGGCCGGCACCCGGAGCCGAGCGGGGAGTGGCCGGCGATCCCCTGGCCACCGGTCTGA
- a CDS encoding DUF3090 domain-containing protein: MSRQVFLYDPPDRFVAGTVGLPGRRTFFLQASSGQRVTSVALEKTQVAALAERMDELLDEVVRRSGGSAAVPAVAPTEVADTAPLEAPVEEEFRVGTMALAWDGDEERMIVEAQALVELDADSEEDLAEAEERMLQDEENGPPMLRVRLTGSQARAFAKRALDVVNAGRPPCPLCSLPLDPEGHVCPRQNGYRRGA, from the coding sequence GTGTCCCGTCAGGTGTTCCTCTACGACCCCCCGGACCGCTTCGTGGCCGGTACGGTCGGGCTGCCCGGGCGCCGGACCTTCTTCCTGCAGGCCTCCTCCGGGCAGCGTGTCACCAGTGTCGCCCTGGAGAAGACCCAGGTCGCCGCGCTCGCCGAGCGTATGGACGAGCTACTCGACGAGGTCGTGCGGCGCAGCGGCGGAAGTGCGGCGGTGCCGGCCGTCGCGCCCACCGAGGTCGCGGACACGGCGCCGCTGGAGGCCCCCGTCGAGGAGGAGTTCCGGGTCGGCACCATGGCGCTGGCCTGGGACGGCGACGAGGAGCGGATGATCGTCGAGGCCCAGGCCCTGGTCGAGCTGGACGCCGACTCCGAGGAGGACCTGGCCGAGGCGGAGGAGCGGATGCTCCAGGACGAGGAGAACGGCCCGCCGATGCTCCGCGTCCGGCTCACCGGCTCACAGGCCCGTGCCTTCGCCAAGCGTGCCCTCGACGTCGTCAACGCGGGGCGGCCGCCGTGCCCGCTGTGCAGTCTGCCGCTCGATCCGGAGGGACACGTATGTCCGCGCCAGAACGGATACCGGCGCGGGGCGTGA
- a CDS encoding histidine phosphatase family protein: protein MPTLILVRHGRSTANTEGVLAGWTPGVALDERGAAQAAALPGRLAGLPIAEVVTSPLQRCQETVRPLLDARPGLGPHTDERIGECHYGDWSGRKLGELKDEPLMEVVQTYPTAAEFPGGESMRAMQHRAAEAVREWNARVEREHGADAVYLMCSHGDIIKSLVADALGLHLDLFQRISVEPCSITAIRYTRLRPFLVRLGDTGDFASLAPREQPPSGDATVGGGAGAP from the coding sequence ATGCCCACGTTGATCCTTGTCCGGCACGGACGTTCCACCGCCAACACCGAGGGAGTGCTCGCCGGGTGGACGCCCGGGGTCGCCCTCGACGAGCGGGGCGCGGCGCAGGCCGCGGCGCTGCCCGGCCGCCTCGCCGGGCTGCCGATCGCCGAGGTCGTCACCAGCCCGCTCCAGCGCTGCCAGGAGACTGTTCGCCCGCTCCTGGACGCCCGGCCCGGTCTCGGCCCGCACACCGACGAGCGTATCGGCGAGTGCCACTACGGCGACTGGTCCGGCCGCAAGCTCGGCGAGCTGAAGGACGAGCCGCTGATGGAGGTCGTACAGACGTATCCGACGGCGGCCGAGTTCCCGGGCGGCGAGTCGATGCGGGCCATGCAGCACCGGGCCGCGGAGGCGGTGCGGGAGTGGAACGCGCGTGTGGAGCGCGAGCACGGTGCCGACGCCGTGTATCTGATGTGCTCGCACGGCGACATCATCAAGTCGCTCGTCGCGGACGCACTCGGACTTCATCTGGACCTCTTCCAGCGGATCTCTGTCGAACCGTGTTCCATCACCGCGATCCGTTACACCCGACTCAGGCCTTTTCTCGTCCGCCTCGGTGACACCGGGGACTTCGCGTCCCTGGCGCCCCGTGAGCAGCCCCCGAGCGGTGACGCGACCGTCGGGGGTGGTGCGGGGGCACCGTGA
- the corA gene encoding magnesium/cobalt transporter CorA, whose amino-acid sequence MIVDCAVYHDGHRTEGPDDLSDALAAARACGGFVWIGLHEPSEKEFALVTEEFALHPLAVEDALKAHQRPKLEVYDDSLFMVLKPVVYEPSSDTVTTGEVMVFLGHAFVVTVRHGEGSPLGVVRSRLEREPELLGKGPTSVLYAITDATVDHYLDVATELQTDLEELEAEVFSPDIGGSRNTAARIYTFKRQVLEFRRATGPLAAPLVRLSGTAGHTTAVPFVDEKAQPFFRDVNDHLTRVNESVEGLDRLVSDILSAHLAQMSVRQNDDMRKISAWAAMAAIPTMAAGVYGMNFEHMPELHWVWSYPALMALMVVTEVLVFRLFKRRGWL is encoded by the coding sequence GTGATCGTCGACTGCGCCGTCTACCACGACGGGCACCGCACCGAGGGCCCCGACGACCTCTCCGACGCCCTGGCCGCCGCCCGCGCCTGTGGCGGCTTCGTGTGGATCGGCCTGCACGAACCGTCGGAGAAGGAGTTCGCTCTGGTCACGGAGGAGTTCGCGCTGCACCCGCTGGCCGTGGAGGACGCCCTGAAGGCGCACCAGCGACCCAAGCTGGAGGTGTACGACGACTCGCTGTTCATGGTCCTCAAGCCGGTCGTGTACGAGCCGTCCAGTGACACGGTGACCACCGGCGAGGTGATGGTCTTCCTCGGCCACGCCTTCGTCGTGACCGTCCGACACGGCGAGGGCTCGCCCCTGGGCGTCGTACGCAGTCGGCTGGAGCGGGAGCCCGAACTGCTCGGCAAGGGCCCCACGTCCGTGCTGTACGCGATCACGGACGCCACCGTCGACCACTACCTGGACGTGGCGACGGAACTCCAGACCGACCTGGAGGAACTGGAGGCGGAGGTCTTCTCCCCCGACATCGGCGGCTCACGGAACACGGCGGCCCGGATCTACACCTTCAAACGCCAGGTCCTGGAGTTCCGCCGGGCCACCGGCCCCCTCGCCGCACCGCTCGTCCGGCTCTCCGGCACGGCCGGTCACACCACCGCGGTGCCCTTCGTGGACGAGAAGGCCCAGCCCTTCTTCCGCGACGTCAACGACCACCTCACCCGCGTCAACGAGTCCGTCGAGGGCCTGGACCGGCTGGTCTCCGACATCCTCTCCGCGCACCTGGCGCAGATGAGCGTCCGCCAGAACGACGACATGCGGAAGATCTCCGCCTGGGCGGCCATGGCCGCGATCCCGACCATGGCCGCCGGCGTCTACGGCATGAACTTCGAGCACATGCCCGAACTGCACTGGGTGTGGTCGTATCCGGCGCTGATGGCACTGATGGTCGTGACGGAGGTGCTGGTGTTCCGGCTCTTCAAGCGCCGGGGCTGGCTGTAG
- a CDS encoding LLM class F420-dependent oxidoreductase, which produces MKLGINLGYWGAGMDGDNLAVAQEADRLGYAVCWAAEAYGSDAATVLSWVAAKTERIDVGSAIFQIPARQPAMTAMTAATLDSLSGGRFRLGLGVSGPQVSEGWYGVKFDKPLARTREYVEIVRKAMTRERLSHEGEHWTLPLPGGPGKPLKLTVHPTREHIPLYIAAIGPKNLEQTGEIADGALLIFPSAAHLEDTAVKYLRAGREKAGKTLDGFDICPTLPLAVGDDKDVTTLADTFRPYTALYVGGMGSRNQNFYNQLAQRMGYEKEAAEIQDKYLAGDKAGAAAAIPHELIDQTTLLGSVERIADRMKAYAEAGVTTLTLAPAGFTLDERIASLRAGSEAMELAGLA; this is translated from the coding sequence ATGAAGCTCGGGATCAATCTCGGCTACTGGGGCGCCGGAATGGACGGGGACAACCTGGCCGTGGCCCAGGAGGCCGACCGGCTGGGATACGCGGTGTGCTGGGCGGCGGAGGCGTACGGCTCGGACGCCGCCACTGTGCTCAGCTGGGTCGCCGCCAAGACCGAACGCATCGACGTGGGCTCGGCCATCTTCCAGATCCCGGCCCGCCAGCCCGCGATGACCGCGATGACCGCCGCGACGCTGGACTCGCTCTCCGGCGGCCGCTTCCGGCTCGGCCTCGGTGTCTCGGGGCCGCAGGTCTCCGAGGGCTGGTACGGGGTCAAGTTCGACAAGCCGCTCGCCCGCACCCGCGAGTACGTGGAGATCGTCCGCAAGGCGATGACCCGCGAGCGTCTGTCGCACGAAGGCGAGCACTGGACGCTGCCGCTGCCCGGCGGCCCCGGCAAGCCGCTGAAGCTGACCGTGCACCCCACCCGTGAGCACATCCCGCTGTACATCGCCGCGATCGGCCCGAAGAACCTGGAGCAGACCGGTGAGATCGCCGACGGTGCCCTGCTGATCTTCCCGTCGGCCGCGCACCTGGAGGACACCGCGGTCAAGTACCTGCGGGCGGGACGGGAGAAGGCAGGCAAGACCCTCGACGGGTTCGACATCTGCCCGACCCTGCCCCTCGCCGTCGGCGACGACAAGGACGTGACGACGCTCGCCGACACCTTCCGCCCCTACACCGCGCTGTACGTCGGCGGCATGGGCAGCCGCAACCAGAACTTCTACAACCAGCTCGCCCAGCGCATGGGCTACGAGAAGGAGGCCGCCGAGATCCAGGACAAGTACCTGGCCGGCGACAAGGCCGGGGCCGCGGCCGCCATCCCGCACGAGCTGATCGACCAGACGACGCTGCTCGGTTCCGTGGAGCGCATCGCCGACCGGATGAAGGCCTACGCCGAGGCCGGGGTCACCACCCTCACGCTGGCCCCGGCGGGCTTCACCCTGGACGAGCGGATCGCGTCGCTCCGGGCCGGCTCGGAGGCCATGGAGCTGGCCGGGCTCGCTTAA
- a CDS encoding aldo/keto reductase, translated as MEQRHLGRTGLRVSRIGLGTLTWGRDTDEHDAADMLKLFWEAGGSLVDTADVYGDGEAEYLLGQLMDGLVPRRDLVISTKAGSVPDPDRRFDGSRGHLLAALDASLARLGTDYVDVWHIHAYDPETPLDETLQALDLAVSSGRARYAGVSNFCGWQLAKAATWQLAAPGIRTRLASTQLEYSLLQRGIEREVLPAALDLGIGLLPSSPLGRGVLTAKYRHITPPDSRGGSEHMAPFVAPYLDEAATSIVDAVQTAADGLAVTPIQVALAWVRDRPGVAAPIIGARNALQLAGALSVETLSLPDEICRALDDVSAPVHRYPDHDWSTL; from the coding sequence ATGGAGCAGAGGCATCTCGGCCGTACCGGCCTGCGTGTGTCCCGGATCGGGCTCGGCACCCTGACGTGGGGCCGCGACACGGACGAGCATGACGCCGCGGACATGTTGAAGCTGTTCTGGGAGGCGGGCGGCAGCCTCGTCGACACGGCGGACGTGTACGGGGACGGCGAGGCGGAGTACCTGCTCGGGCAGTTGATGGACGGACTCGTGCCCCGCCGCGACCTGGTCATCTCCACGAAGGCCGGCAGTGTCCCGGACCCCGACCGCCGCTTCGACGGATCCCGCGGCCACCTCCTCGCCGCCCTGGACGCCTCCCTGGCCCGCCTCGGCACGGACTACGTCGACGTCTGGCACATCCACGCCTACGACCCCGAAACCCCGTTGGACGAAACGCTCCAGGCCCTCGACCTGGCCGTCAGCAGCGGCCGGGCCCGTTACGCCGGGGTCTCCAACTTCTGCGGCTGGCAGCTCGCGAAGGCCGCCACCTGGCAGCTCGCGGCCCCCGGCATACGCACCCGCCTGGCCAGCACGCAGCTGGAGTACTCCCTGCTGCAACGCGGCATCGAGCGCGAGGTGCTGCCGGCCGCGCTGGACCTGGGCATCGGTCTGCTGCCGTCCTCGCCGCTGGGCCGCGGGGTGCTGACCGCCAAGTACCGCCACATCACGCCCCCGGACTCGCGGGGCGGCTCGGAGCACATGGCTCCGTTCGTCGCGCCGTACCTCGACGAGGCGGCGACCAGCATCGTCGACGCGGTGCAGACCGCCGCGGACGGCCTCGCCGTGACCCCGATCCAGGTGGCCCTCGCCTGGGTCCGCGACCGGCCCGGCGTGGCCGCGCCCATCATCGGCGCGCGCAACGCGCTGCAGCTCGCGGGGGCATTGTCAGTGGAGACCCTTAGTCTTCCTGACGAGATCTGCCGGGCTCTCGACGACGTGTCGGCGCCTGTGCACCGCTATCCCGATCACGACTGGAGCACGCTGTGA
- a CDS encoding helix-hairpin-helix domain-containing protein, translating to MSTEPATAETDEPEGRGDGTPAAGADTPGDREAALAATPEGGATVEGEPAETTGEADGAESGDDGDEPAESGTQTSAEAGGAEAAQETSEAQAELAAQRLERERIERRKAEKKTPITSGAGLSGTAADLLAAVRAVEGGRKPTAAAFDRPEPAARRPAPEPVRRPEPVANTAGAAAPSGETVEGVRAVLAEGGAPEALAPQVAEALGEGVGARLREDPWQLLRVPGVRPEQADGFARALLGAECGPDDERRGRAVTVWLLEQAAIAGHTALEAPALAAALAQRSVPDPDEAVQSTVAEGEALVFQDALDDAPTATRSASPPPAAADDTGIEDDEAEEERPVRVLIGLERYALAEESLADGLARVMNSLPKEDTTDWTSAAASAPRSAEELIRAVAGHGLVLHTGGEAARAEPAALVTAARTLGLRAYAATHGADGRRRFSSRSDAEGGAPAEGGDSAVTTLTGLLSGAEGPGRDMDGMLALDLLVVLDAPQVDVETAALLAESLPDGARLVLSGDPGVLWSAGPGRVFADLLAARACPQVASRTPDPGPIGELVSGIGIGELNQVDAPGKEVVIVPVRDAGEAVHRTAQLVVDSVPRAFGIPAEEVQVITPGHGGAAGTRALNTALKERLNPGPGRFGGFDPGDRVAYSPAPGRSTPGRVVKADAEGLHLECAGTPVVVPKERVEQSVRHGWALTAHQAVGHRWPAAVVVLPGDAAQALSRPWVYTAFGRAERHLSVVHGVEQALPRAVAEVPAKPRTTRLPALLKAQVPSAD from the coding sequence GTGAGCACGGAGCCCGCGACCGCGGAGACGGACGAGCCGGAGGGACGGGGCGACGGGACGCCCGCCGCCGGCGCCGACACGCCCGGCGACCGGGAGGCCGCGCTCGCGGCGACGCCGGAGGGCGGGGCCACGGTCGAGGGCGAGCCCGCCGAAACAACCGGTGAGGCCGACGGCGCGGAAAGCGGGGACGACGGGGACGAACCCGCCGAGAGCGGCACACAGACTTCCGCCGAAGCCGGCGGCGCCGAGGCTGCTCAGGAAACGTCCGAGGCACAGGCCGAGTTGGCGGCCCAGCGGCTGGAGCGGGAGCGGATCGAGCGACGCAAGGCGGAGAAGAAGACACCGATCACGAGCGGGGCGGGGCTCAGCGGGACGGCCGCCGATCTGCTGGCCGCCGTACGGGCGGTGGAGGGCGGCCGGAAGCCCACGGCCGCCGCCTTCGACAGGCCCGAGCCCGCTGCGCGGCGGCCCGCGCCGGAGCCGGTGCGGCGACCGGAGCCCGTGGCGAACACGGCCGGTGCGGCGGCTCCCTCGGGCGAGACCGTCGAGGGGGTGCGCGCGGTGCTGGCCGAAGGCGGCGCCCCCGAGGCGCTGGCGCCCCAGGTCGCCGAGGCGCTCGGCGAGGGCGTCGGCGCTCGACTGCGCGAGGATCCCTGGCAGTTGTTGCGGGTTCCGGGCGTCCGGCCTGAGCAGGCCGACGGGTTCGCGCGGGCGCTGCTCGGCGCGGAGTGCGGCCCGGACGACGAGCGGCGGGGCCGGGCGGTCACCGTATGGCTGCTGGAGCAGGCGGCCATCGCAGGGCACACGGCGCTGGAGGCCCCGGCGCTGGCCGCCGCGCTCGCCCAGCGTTCCGTGCCCGACCCCGACGAGGCCGTCCAGAGCACCGTCGCCGAGGGCGAGGCCCTGGTCTTCCAGGACGCGCTCGACGACGCCCCGACCGCGACACGGTCCGCGTCCCCGCCCCCCGCCGCGGCCGACGACACCGGCATCGAGGACGACGAGGCGGAGGAGGAGCGCCCGGTCCGCGTCCTCATCGGCCTGGAGCGTTACGCGCTCGCCGAGGAGAGCCTCGCCGACGGACTCGCCCGTGTCATGAACTCTTTGCCCAAGGAGGACACGACCGACTGGACCTCGGCGGCCGCGTCGGCACCGCGTTCCGCCGAGGAGCTGATCCGCGCCGTCGCCGGACACGGGCTCGTGCTGCACACCGGCGGCGAGGCGGCCCGAGCGGAACCGGCGGCGCTGGTCACGGCCGCCCGGACGCTCGGCCTGCGGGCGTACGCCGCGACGCACGGCGCGGACGGGCGACGGCGGTTCTCCTCCCGGTCGGACGCCGAGGGAGGCGCCCCTGCCGAGGGAGGCGACAGCGCCGTGACGACCCTCACCGGGCTGCTGTCCGGCGCCGAGGGGCCCGGCCGGGACATGGACGGCATGCTCGCCCTCGACCTGCTCGTGGTGCTGGACGCGCCCCAGGTGGACGTCGAGACCGCCGCCCTGCTCGCCGAGTCGCTGCCCGACGGGGCCCGGCTGGTGCTCAGCGGCGACCCGGGGGTGCTGTGGTCCGCCGGGCCGGGCCGGGTGTTCGCGGATCTGCTCGCCGCCCGCGCCTGCCCGCAGGTCGCCTCACGGACGCCCGACCCCGGGCCCATCGGCGAGCTGGTCTCCGGGATCGGGATCGGAGAGCTGAACCAGGTCGACGCGCCCGGCAAGGAGGTCGTGATCGTGCCGGTGCGGGACGCGGGTGAGGCGGTGCACCGCACCGCGCAGCTCGTCGTGGACTCGGTGCCGAGGGCGTTCGGGATCCCCGCCGAGGAGGTGCAGGTGATCACCCCCGGGCATGGGGGCGCGGCCGGCACGCGTGCGCTGAACACCGCGCTCAAGGAGCGGCTGAACCCCGGTCCGGGCCGCTTCGGCGGGTTCGACCCGGGCGACCGGGTGGCCTACTCCCCCGCGCCGGGCCGTTCGACGCCCGGCCGTGTGGTGAAGGCCGATGCCGAGGGGCTGCACCTGGAGTGCGCGGGCACGCCTGTGGTCGTACCGAAGGAGCGGGTCGAGCAGAGCGTGCGCCACGGGTGGGCGCTGACCGCGCACCAGGCCGTGGGGCACCGGTGGCCGGCCGCGGTCGTGGTGCTGCCGGGTGACGCGGCGCAGGCGCTGAGCCGGCCGTGGGTCTACACCGCCTTCGGCCGCGCAGAGCGGCATCTGTCCGTGGTGCACGGTGTGGAGCAGGCCCTGCCACGCGCGGTCGCCGAGGTCCCGGCCAAGCCACGCACGACTCGGCTGCCGGCGTTGCTGAAGGCCCAGGTGCCGTCAGCCGATTGA
- a CDS encoding DUF5703 family protein has product MPEYEFVDVYVPRGVSRKDATRLLTDHAEYGHWELDRLSLLRDGSRRVRLRRRIIRQVRATW; this is encoded by the coding sequence ATGCCGGAATACGAATTTGTCGACGTGTACGTACCGCGCGGGGTCTCCCGCAAGGACGCCACACGCCTGCTGACGGACCATGCCGAGTACGGACACTGGGAGTTGGACCGACTGAGCCTGCTGCGTGACGGCAGCCGGAGGGTGCGGTTGCGCCGACGGATCATCCGCCAGGTACGCGCCACGTGGTGA
- a CDS encoding chaplin, producing MRQVTRKGLMTVAAASGVLAAAGGGAAHADSGAQGSATNSPGVLSGNTVQAPVEAELNACGNTVNVVGLLNPAAGNKCSNGGGKHARGGQGGGGHGSSHGGSQADGHTSGSPGVASGNHVQVPVHVPVNVCGNSVNVVGVGNPATDNDCYNGGGGYGDGGHGSSHGGSQADGHTSGSPGVASGNHVQVPVHVPVNVCGNSVNVVGVGNPATDNDCYNGGGGYGDGGHGSSHGGSQADGHTSGSPGVASGNHVQVPVHVPVNLCGNNISVIGIGNGVTGNDCGNSGGGGAHENPGGGHQNPPGDSEEASPQVPGKPSAPGKPGGEIAGGDTNTPGTQTVTRPDGAAQLAQTGGDLPLGLALPVGAGALIGGALIYRKARAAAL from the coding sequence ATGCGACAGGTCACCCGAAAAGGCCTCATGACGGTGGCGGCCGCGTCCGGTGTGCTCGCCGCGGCGGGCGGCGGTGCGGCGCACGCCGACTCCGGTGCGCAGGGCTCCGCCACCAACTCGCCCGGCGTGCTCTCCGGCAACACCGTGCAGGCGCCGGTGGAGGCCGAGCTCAACGCCTGTGGCAACACGGTGAACGTGGTCGGACTGCTCAACCCGGCGGCGGGCAACAAGTGTTCCAACGGCGGCGGCAAGCACGCACGCGGCGGCCAGGGCGGTGGCGGGCACGGTTCCTCGCACGGCGGCTCCCAGGCGGACGGTCACACCAGCGGTTCGCCGGGTGTGGCCTCCGGCAACCACGTACAGGTTCCGGTGCATGTGCCGGTCAACGTGTGCGGCAACAGTGTCAACGTGGTCGGTGTCGGCAACCCGGCCACCGACAACGACTGCTACAACGGCGGCGGCGGTTACGGCGACGGTGGGCACGGTTCCTCGCACGGTGGCTCCCAGGCGGACGGTCACACCAGCGGTTCGCCGGGTGTGGCCTCCGGCAACCACGTACAGGTTCCGGTGCATGTGCCGGTCAACGTGTGCGGCAACAGTGTCAACGTGGTCGGTGTCGGCAACCCGGCCACCGACAACGACTGCTACAACGGCGGCGGCGGTTACGGCGACGGTGGGCACGGTTCCTCGCACGGCGGCTCCCAGGCGGACGGTCACACCAGCGGTTCGCCGGGTGTGGCCTCCGGCAACCACGTACAGGTTCCGGTGCATGTGCCGGTCAATCTGTGTGGCAACAACATCAGCGTGATCGGTATCGGCAACGGGGTCACGGGCAACGACTGCGGGAACTCGGGCGGCGGAGGGGCGCACGAGAATCCGGGTGGTGGCCACCAGAACCCGCCGGGCGACTCCGAGGAGGCGTCCCCGCAGGTACCGGGCAAGCCGAGTGCACCGGGCAAGCCCGGTGGTGAGATCGCCGGCGGTGACACCAACACCCCGGGCACGCAGACCGTCACCCGGCCCGACGGCGCGGCCCAGCTCGCCCAGACCGGCGGTGACCTGCCGCTGGGGCTCGCACTCCCGGTGGGCGCGGGCGCACTGATCGGGGGCGCCCTGATCTACCGCAAGGCACGGGCCGCCGCTCTGTAG